The following proteins come from a genomic window of Pirellulaceae bacterium:
- the hflX gene encoding GTPase HflX, whose translation MQEHYRSESIARERAVLARLIGPSDAFTDNPLDELIGLAETAGTAVVGGVTQRRESPDPKTYLGKGKVAELKQLAQDHQADVVIFDNDLSPSQTRNLEQALETKVIDRTELILDIFASNARTREARLAVELAQLEYSLPRLKRLWTHLSRQTMGVGMRGPGEKQLEVDRRLVEKRIHELRDDMSKVQARKAREVAGRNDFMTVSLVGYTNAGKSTLMNHLTQAGVEAVNKLFATLDTRTRRWNLPSWGPVLLSDTVGFIRDLPHNLVASFRATLEEAREADLLIHVADGSNPAVLDQISAVYNVLHELGIDEKRTILAVNKMDVPGADRYCGAVLARYPHAIPISAHSEQGLDQLTAAVSTALSDGFVSLGIRLNVTDGRTLAWLSKVGEVLSQQFHDDYVEIHVRLPLRHAGRLRHAGYAIEVLGSDQPTATEATDENWQSWLPTTRVLPHQTNALSQSDMLPPPMADEDVA comes from the coding sequence GTGCAAGAACACTATCGCAGCGAGAGCATTGCTCGCGAACGAGCTGTGCTGGCCCGGCTAATTGGCCCGTCGGACGCCTTTACGGACAACCCACTCGATGAATTGATTGGCCTGGCTGAAACAGCCGGCACTGCCGTCGTAGGTGGCGTAACACAGCGACGCGAATCCCCTGACCCCAAGACCTATTTGGGCAAAGGAAAAGTCGCTGAACTCAAGCAGCTCGCCCAAGACCATCAGGCCGATGTCGTCATTTTCGACAACGACCTATCTCCCAGTCAAACGCGGAATCTGGAACAGGCTTTGGAAACCAAAGTCATCGATCGCACCGAATTGATTCTGGATATCTTTGCTTCCAACGCACGCACCCGAGAAGCGCGCCTGGCTGTTGAATTGGCGCAGCTTGAGTATTCCCTGCCGCGTCTCAAACGCCTGTGGACGCACCTGTCGCGTCAGACCATGGGCGTCGGCATGCGCGGTCCAGGTGAAAAACAATTGGAAGTTGACCGTCGCCTGGTAGAAAAGCGAATTCACGAGTTGCGCGATGATATGTCCAAAGTGCAAGCTCGCAAAGCGCGCGAAGTCGCCGGCCGTAACGATTTCATGACCGTGTCGCTGGTTGGCTATACCAACGCGGGAAAGAGCACGCTGATGAACCATTTAACCCAAGCCGGAGTCGAGGCGGTGAACAAACTGTTTGCCACTTTAGATACTCGCACACGTCGCTGGAATTTGCCCAGTTGGGGGCCGGTGCTGCTGAGCGATACGGTAGGATTCATCCGCGATCTTCCGCACAATTTGGTCGCCAGCTTCCGCGCGACGCTGGAAGAAGCCCGCGAAGCTGATCTGCTGATTCACGTGGCCGACGGCAGCAATCCGGCCGTGCTGGACCAGATTTCCGCCGTTTACAATGTGCTGCACGAATTGGGTATCGACGAAAAACGCACAATCCTGGCGGTCAATAAAATGGATGTTCCCGGTGCCGATCGTTATTGCGGAGCGGTACTGGCACGCTACCCGCACGCAATCCCGATCAGTGCGCACTCGGAGCAAGGCTTGGATCAATTGACCGCTGCGGTCAGCACCGCACTTAGCGATGGCTTTGTCAGTCTTGGCATTCGCCTGAACGTTACCGATGGTCGCACACTGGCCTGGCTGTCGAAGGTCGGCGAAGTGTTAAGTCAACAATTCCATGACGACTATGTCGAAATCCATGTGCGCTTGCCGCTACGCCACGCCGGACGCTTGCGCCATGCAGGGTACGCCATTGAGGTGCTGGGCAGCGATCAGCCCACAGCCACTGAGGCGACCGACGAGAATTGGCAGTCGTGGTTGCCGACAACTCGGGTGCTTCCACATCAGACAAATGCACTATCGCAAAGCGATATGTTACCACCGCCAATGGCTGACGAGGACGTTGCGTAA
- a CDS encoding VanZ family protein: MQTQFTTTAQSAVPLVTHVQSRALQLPTGAKTWSPWWQRLNQSAGKTIRIASICMAAYWLLLFAGTHLPSASLPVLRMSDKLLHMGAFAGLAFLVAWAIPTRPGGHLTRAGVTFLIAGGYGCVDELTQKFIPGRHCCPYDLAADVVGAACGVVLYLAVRKTLWCFDAGRRLILMMSR, translated from the coding sequence ATGCAAACTCAGTTTACCACCACCGCTCAGAGCGCCGTTCCTCTGGTCACGCACGTTCAATCCAGGGCGCTTCAGCTACCAACTGGAGCCAAAACTTGGAGTCCATGGTGGCAACGATTGAATCAATCTGCTGGCAAAACCATCAGAATCGCCTCGATCTGCATGGCCGCCTACTGGTTGCTGCTGTTCGCGGGGACACACCTACCAAGCGCCTCGCTTCCGGTCTTGCGAATGAGCGACAAGCTGCTGCACATGGGGGCCTTTGCCGGATTAGCGTTCTTGGTTGCTTGGGCGATCCCAACGCGGCCTGGAGGACATCTGACGCGAGCGGGAGTGACGTTCTTGATCGCCGGTGGCTATGGGTGCGTTGACGAGTTGACGCAAAAATTCATTCCTGGGCGTCATTGTTGCCCCTACGATTTGGCGGCAGATGTTGTGGGTGCTGCCTGCGGCGTTGTCCTCTACCTGGCAGTCCGCAAAACGCTGTGGTGTTTCGATGCTGGTCGCAGGCTGATCCTGATGATGTCTCGCTGA
- a CDS encoding DUF1080 domain-containing protein, with protein sequence MLLSGGLWTKLPGVWGQESTSKVPAAPKENADSAVNGKMPWKKLLAETGLEGWTATDFYKPGKVYRDGQLLVMEEGNPMTGITYQGKNFPTQNYEIEFQARRTSGNDFLCGLTFPVGKSYCSFIGGGWGGGVVGLSSVDGADASENQTSGYHEFKNQQWYTFRLAVDEEFIRGWIDDQEVFNQEREDHEFSTRIEVFACQPLGLCAYRSRVEIKNLRWRQLNDEAAAVGAGQ encoded by the coding sequence TTGCTCTTGTCCGGTGGGCTGTGGACGAAACTGCCTGGGGTGTGGGGCCAAGAGTCCACTTCGAAGGTGCCGGCCGCCCCTAAAGAAAACGCAGACTCGGCGGTCAACGGCAAGATGCCGTGGAAAAAACTGCTGGCCGAGACAGGCTTGGAGGGCTGGACTGCAACCGACTTCTATAAGCCCGGAAAAGTGTACCGCGATGGCCAGCTACTGGTCATGGAGGAGGGCAATCCGATGACCGGTATCACCTACCAGGGCAAGAACTTCCCAACCCAGAACTATGAAATTGAGTTCCAAGCTCGACGAACTTCGGGCAACGATTTCCTGTGCGGCTTGACCTTTCCCGTCGGAAAATCGTATTGCTCGTTCATCGGCGGTGGCTGGGGTGGTGGAGTGGTTGGACTGTCCAGCGTCGATGGTGCGGATGCCTCGGAAAACCAAACATCGGGCTACCACGAGTTTAAAAATCAGCAGTGGTACACATTTCGCTTGGCGGTGGACGAGGAGTTCATTCGTGGCTGGATCGATGACCAGGAAGTATTTAATCAGGAACGAGAAGACCATGAATTCTCAACGCGCATCGAAGTCTTCGCTTGCCAGCCGCTGGGACTTTGCGCCTATCGATCGCGAGTCGAAATCAAAAACCTTCGCTGGCGGCAGTTGAACGATGAAGCGGCGGCAGTGGGAGCAGGCCAGTGA
- a CDS encoding site-2 protease family protein, translated as MAPQDGPPKVESAHVQRIDDEQFLRLSPSQLQSPADMETMQTQPTSDRRMNRIALCLALITAVSTFFTGVAAWVPQALTAESQLVGTMLPFRQALLANWADGLQFALGLMAILAAHELGHYVMTLIYRVPSTPPLFIPLPYFSPFGTMGAVIMMQSGRADRRQIFDIGIAGPLAGLVVAIPLIIYGLMHPHGIAYAPEGVIRMGQPLLIQWLAAWITPETAGHFLMIDNDQATPLLMAGWGGLLVTGINMMPLGQLDGGHVTFGLVGDKSIHIARATLAAAVAFMLYQQVIVFSLMLVLVVLMGLRHPPSSDDSRSLGWRRQVLGWASLSLPLLCVPANPIVLVG; from the coding sequence ATGGCCCCTCAGGACGGACCCCCCAAAGTGGAATCAGCCCACGTGCAGCGCATCGACGACGAGCAGTTTCTACGATTGTCACCGTCGCAGCTCCAGTCGCCCGCAGACATGGAGACTATGCAAACACAGCCGACATCTGATCGACGCATGAATCGCATCGCGCTCTGTCTGGCACTGATCACCGCAGTTTCAACATTCTTCACCGGTGTGGCCGCCTGGGTACCGCAGGCGCTGACGGCAGAATCCCAATTGGTAGGCACGATGCTGCCTTTCCGTCAAGCGCTGCTGGCCAACTGGGCTGACGGCCTTCAATTCGCGCTCGGTCTGATGGCTATTTTGGCGGCGCATGAATTGGGGCATTATGTAATGACCTTGATCTATCGCGTGCCCAGCACGCCTCCGCTATTCATCCCCCTCCCCTATTTTTCTCCCTTTGGAACGATGGGTGCCGTGATTATGATGCAAAGCGGTCGTGCGGATCGCCGGCAGATATTCGACATTGGTATTGCCGGTCCACTGGCAGGACTAGTCGTGGCGATCCCCCTGATTATCTACGGCCTTATGCATCCCCATGGCATAGCTTATGCGCCCGAAGGTGTCATCCGCATGGGTCAACCGCTGTTGATTCAGTGGCTAGCTGCTTGGATCACACCAGAAACGGCCGGTCATTTTTTAATGATCGACAACGACCAGGCCACACCGCTGCTGATGGCCGGTTGGGGTGGTCTGCTGGTGACAGGCATCAATATGATGCCATTGGGACAGTTGGACGGTGGGCACGTTACGTTTGGACTGGTGGGTGATAAGTCGATTCACATCGCCCGCGCGACGCTGGCCGCCGCTGTGGCCTTCATGCTCTATCAGCAAGTTATCGTCTTCTCGCTGATGTTAGTATTGGTAGTGCTCATGGGTCTGCGCCATCCGCCGTCCAGCGACGATTCACGCTCGCTGGGCTGGAGACGGCAAGTGTTGGGCTGGGCATCACTGTCGCTGCCGCTGCTGTGTGTCCCGGCCAACCCTATCGTGTTGGTAGGCTAA
- the tadA gene encoding tRNA adenosine(34) deaminase TadA, with amino-acid sequence MDWDRHFMRSAYALAEQALEADEVPVGSVIVHNRRIIGSGWNQRQTLQDPTAHAEMIAITQAAASLTSWRLQDCTLYVTLEPCPMCAGAILQSRIPRVVYGAPDPKAGAVASLFRLLDDPRMNHRCQLTGGMMAEQCGAILSQFFQLKRQQGKK; translated from the coding sequence ATGGACTGGGATCGTCATTTCATGCGCAGCGCTTATGCATTGGCAGAACAGGCATTGGAAGCCGATGAAGTTCCAGTCGGGTCGGTAATCGTTCACAACCGGCGCATCATCGGCTCAGGCTGGAATCAGCGCCAGACTCTGCAAGACCCGACAGCTCACGCGGAAATGATCGCGATCACTCAGGCAGCTGCCAGCTTAACAAGTTGGCGACTGCAGGACTGCACCTTGTATGTCACCCTGGAACCCTGCCCCATGTGCGCCGGTGCGATACTGCAATCCAGAATACCCCGAGTTGTTTACGGTGCGCCGGATCCGAAGGCGGGAGCGGTGGCTTCGCTATTTCGGCTGCTGGACGATCCGCGCATGAATCATCGCTGTCAATTGACTGGCGGGATGATGGCCGAGCAGTGCGGAGCCATTTTGTCCCAGTTTTTTCAGCTCAAACGCCAACAAGGAAAGAAGTAG